In one Deltaproteobacteria bacterium genomic region, the following are encoded:
- a CDS encoding DUF481 domain-containing protein, protein MKNIILKLPSALLLILLIKTNAIATVNIEAIRQSDRDEGLYNNISLSLTHSEGNTDISSRKLKLRSDHITKNNHAFISASFKRGEKDKKEYMDKGFAHIRGIMATSKPLAGEFFIQREYNDFTLLKDRKLIGTGARIRALNGVNQTSQLRLFLGLGVMWEEEVIDYTPDEEEKLYRATNYLSFRWEAKEKASLSATAYYQPSLKGPDDYRILFDGTIAFVITKQLSFTFDINYRYDSEPPIGVERDDLEITNGISLNF, encoded by the coding sequence ACGCAATCGCAACGGTAAACATAGAGGCTATCAGACAGAGTGACCGTGACGAGGGACTATACAACAACATATCACTTAGCCTCACCCATAGCGAAGGAAATACGGATATTTCCAGCAGAAAGCTGAAGCTTCGTTCTGACCATATTACAAAAAACAATCATGCTTTCATTTCGGCCTCTTTCAAGCGTGGAGAGAAAGACAAGAAGGAATACATGGACAAGGGCTTTGCTCATATAAGGGGGATTATGGCGACAAGCAAACCTCTTGCGGGTGAATTCTTTATACAGAGAGAATATAACGACTTTACCCTTCTTAAAGACAGAAAGCTCATCGGTACCGGAGCACGTATCAGGGCACTTAATGGAGTAAATCAAACATCCCAACTCAGATTATTCCTCGGTCTTGGAGTGATGTGGGAAGAAGAGGTTATCGATTACACACCTGATGAGGAGGAAAAGCTTTACCGTGCCACCAACTACCTTTCCTTCAGATGGGAAGCAAAAGAAAAGGCATCCCTTTCAGCCACCGCTTACTATCAGCCAAGCCTGAAGGGTCCCGATGATTACCGCATCCTCTTTGATGGAACAATCGCTTTCGTCATCACAAAGCAACTCTCTTTCACTTTCGACATAAACTACCGTTACGACAGTGAACCACCCATAGGTGTCGAAAGAGATGACCTTGAGATTACCAATGGCATTAGTCTTAACTTTTAG
- the nth gene encoding endonuclease III, with protein sequence MADGNKIAQILLDSNPEPEIELDFTNPLELLIATILSAQCTDKRVNMVTRPLFKKYKSAEDYARAIPETLEEEIRQTGFFKNKTKSIINCCTMILNDFGGEIPQTMEKLVKLPGVGRKTANVILAGAYGKQAIPVDTHVIRLSNRLGLTKSKNPDIIEQDLMAAIPKDSWSRFATALILHGRRVCKARKPLCSECVIYDECDWPEKGN encoded by the coding sequence ATGGCTGACGGAAATAAAATCGCCCAAATACTTCTTGATAGTAATCCTGAACCTGAAATAGAACTGGACTTCACAAATCCCCTGGAGCTTCTCATTGCTACCATATTGTCGGCCCAGTGTACGGATAAGCGTGTCAATATGGTAACCAGGCCGCTCTTTAAAAAGTACAAAAGTGCCGAAGATTACGCCAGGGCAATTCCTGAAACATTGGAAGAAGAAATCAGGCAGACCGGCTTTTTTAAGAACAAGACAAAATCCATTATTAACTGCTGCACTATGATTCTTAACGATTTTGGTGGAGAAATCCCACAAACAATGGAGAAGCTTGTAAAGCTTCCCGGTGTGGGCCGTAAAACAGCAAATGTCATCCTGGCAGGTGCATACGGTAAGCAGGCCATCCCTGTCGACACTCATGTCATCCGTTTAAGTAACCGCCTCGGTCTCACTAAATCAAAAAATCCCGACATCATAGAACAAGACCTTATGGCGGCTATTCCCAAAGATAGCTGGAGCAGGTTTGCAACAGCCCTTATCCTCCATGGCCGCAGGGTGTGCAAGGCAAGAAAGCCTCTGTGCAGTGAGTGTGTAATTTATGATGAATGCGACTGGCCGGAAAAAGGGAATTAA